The DNA window TGATGCGCGCGATCGTCGGCCGCAGCTTCGGCTTGCTGCTGGCGGTGGCGTTTCCGCTGGTGCTCAACAACACCCTTGTGGGGCAGAACGGCTTTCTCACTGCGGCGCTGATCGGCGGTACGCTGTGTCTGATGCCGACGCGGCCGGTGCTTTCAGGGATTTGCCTGGGGCTGTTGAGCTACAAGCCGCAATACGGACTGCTGTTTCCGATCGTGCTGATCGCCGCAGCGCAGTGGACGGTGTTCTTCACCGCGGCCTGCGTCGCGGTCGCGATGGCGTTCGCTTCGTGGCTCGTCTTCGGCACCGAGAGCTGGCAGGCGTTCTTTCACTGGATGCCGATGTTTTCGCAGGCCTTCCTCACGGAGGGCCGGGCCACCTTCTGGAAGTTGCAGAGCCTGTTCGCGCTGGTTCGATTCCTCGGCGGCAGCGAGCAGCTGGCGTGGATATTTCAGTGGATCCTGAGCGGGACGGTGGCGCTGGGGCTGGCGCTGATGTGGCGCAGTTCGGTGCGCTATTCGTTGAAGGCCGCTGCGCTCGCGGTCGGCACCTTGCTGATCACGCCCTACCTGTTCATGTACGACATGATGGTACTGGCGATACCCGTGGCCTTCCTGGTCCGGATCGGGCTTGCGAGCGGTTTTCGCCGCTATGAGCTCCCGGCACTGGCCTGCGCGCTCGGTTTGATCATCGGTTTCACATTCCTGAGGGCGCCGGTCGGGCTCGGCGCCACGCTGATCGTCGCCGGCCTGATCGCCGGGCGTGCTGGCCTCTGGTGGCGGCATGCACCGGCGCCGTCCTTGATGGTGGGAGCCGGCGCCTAAGCATTGTTGCCTCACCGGATCGTCATATCTTGCGTCTTGTCATCGAGCCTGAATAGTTGTTCAGTTCTTCAAGGCGGTTGTGCCAAATCGCTCGAAAGATTGAACATGCGTGCGTTCCCGGACCGGGCGACTTCGGCCCGGACGCGTGGACCAGGGATGAGAAACGCGCCATGGTGTATCGGCGGACCCATCAGGTCGTAAAACGCCTTGCGGCGCGGCGCAGCGCCATCCTGGCGGCGGCGCGGGATGCCGCCGCGAGCGGTGGCATGGCCGCGGTTCAGATCGCGCCGGTCGCAATCCGCGCCAATGTCGCCGCCGGCACCGTCTATCGCTATTTCCCCTCCAAGGCGGACCTGATCTCCGAACTGATCGCGGACGTCTCGCGTGACGAACTGGCCGCGATCCGCCGCGCGGCTGACGCGGCGCCGGGACCGTCGTCGGCACTGGCCGCGGCCGTCACCACGGTTGCCGTACACGTGCTGTCGCAGCGCAAGCTCGCCTGGGGCATCCTTGCCGAGCCGGTAGATGTCGATGTCACCGCCTCGCGTCTGGCGAGCCGGCGGGAGATCGCCGGCGAAATCGCCGATCGAATCGACGCCGCGGTCCGCGCCGGACACCTCCCCGCGCAGGATACGTCGCTGGCCGCGACCGCGCTGCTCGGTGCGCTGCATGAATCGCTGGTCGGGCCGTTGGCGCCTGACAATATCGAGGACCCCGGGAGATTGCGCGACGCCGTGCAAACTGTGACGCTGCTCGCGCTGCGCGCCGTAGGCGTGATGGACGCCCGCGCCCGTGGCCTCGTGGTGCAGGCGGTACTGCCGGCGAAAGCGCTGGTCGGGGCGTAAGAAAAACCCGCAACGCAGACATCGCTTTGACGCAACAATCCACCAAAATGGGGCAATCCGCCGCCGGACCGGCGGCCCAATCGGCGAAGTAAGGAGCGAGACATGCCAACGACTTTCGGTTCAGCCAAATGGCAGGGCGGTATCAAGGACGGCAAAGGCGCTATCTCGACCAAGAGCGGCGCGCTGAAGGATTACCCTTACGGCTTCGCCAGCCGCTTCGAGGGCAAGCCGGGCTCGAACCCGGAAGAGTTGATCGGGGCTGCGCACTCCGCCTGCTTCACTATGGCGTTGTCGCTGATATTGGGCGAAGCCAAGCTCACCGCCGAGCAGATGGAAACCAAGGCCGACGTCACGCTTGAGAAGCAGGGCGATGGTTTTGCCATCACCTCCGTGCATCTCACCTTGACGGCGAAGATTCCCGGCGCGGACAAGGCGAAATTCGAGGAACTGGCGGCGATGGCCAAGGCCGGATGTCCGGTGTCCAAGCTGTTGAACACCAAGATCACGCTGGACGCGACGCTGCTCTGATCATTGGTGTCATTCCGGGTTCGCGTGTTCGACGCGCCCCGGAATGACGATGCAAGATTTCATTTCTCCGCGTCGCCGTCGGGGCCGACCGAGGCGATGCGTAGCATATTAGTGGTGCCGGGAGCACGGAGCGGTACGCCGGCGACGATGATCACGCGCTGTCCGGCCTTGGCGAAGCCGTCGCGAAACGCGATGGAGCCGGCGCGGCCGACCATGTCGTCCAGGTCTTTTGCGTCTTCGGCGACCACGCAATGCACGCCCCAGACCACAGACAGTTTGCGTCCGGTGATGAGATTGGGCGTGATCGCCACCACCGGCGGCTTCGGCCGTTCGCGCGCGACCCGCAGCGCGGTCGATCCTGAACTGGTCCAGCAGATGATCGCCGACAAATCGAGCGTTTCGGCGATCTGCCTCGCGGCGTCGGCGATGGCGTCGCCGACGGTCGGCTCCGGTTCGGCGCGCTGCGCGGTGAGCACGCCGCGATAGGTCGGATCGCGCTCGACTTCCTCGCCGATGCGATTCATGGTCGAGACCGCTTCGACCGGAAACTTGCCGGCGGCCGATTCCGCCGACAGCATGATCGCGTCGGCGCCTTCGTAGACCGCGGTCGCGACGTCAGAGACCTCGGCGCGCGTCGGCACCGGTGCCTGGATCATCGATTCCAGCATCTGGGTCGCGACCACCACAGGCTTGCCGGCGCGCCGCGCCATCCGCGTCATCTGCTTCTGCAGGCTCGGCACCCGCTCCAGCGGTAGCTCGACGCCGAGATCGCCGCGCGCCACCATCAGGGCGTCGGAGGCTTCGAGGATTTCGGGGAGCCGGTCGATCGCCTGCGGCTTTTCGATCTTGGACATGACCGCTGCACGGCCGCGGATCAGTTTCTTGGCCTCGACGACATCCTCGGCGCGCTGAACGAACGACAGGGCGATCCAGTCGACACCGGTCACCAGGGCCGCTTCAAGGTCGGCGCGGTCCTTCGGCGTCATCGCGGAAACCGGCAGATCGGTATCGGGCAGGCTGACGCCCTTGCGATCCGACATCCGGCCGCCGATCACGACGCGAGTGACGGCGCGGTCCGGCGCGGCTTCCTCGACGATCAGGCGCACCTTGCCGTCGTCGAGCAGCAGCGCGTGACCCGGTCGGAGCGCGGCGAGGATTTCCGGATGCGGAAGTTGAACGCGGGTATTGTCACCGGGCGTCTTGTCGGAATCGAGAACAAAACTCTCACCGTTGTTGAGCTGGATCGACCCTTCCGCGAATGAACCCAGCCGCAGCTTCGGCCCTTGCAGGTCGACCAGAATGCCGATCGGCCGGCCGTAACTCGATTCGACGTTGCGAATGGTCTTGACCAGTTCGCGCATCTTGTCATGCGAGGTATGGCTCATATTGATGCGGAACACGTCGGCGCCGGCCTCGAACAGGCGGCGGATCATCGCGCTGTCGGAGGAGGCGGGGCCAAGCGTTGCGAGAATCTTGATACGGCGCAGGCGTCTCATGGCTTGGTTCCGGGCGCTGCGGCTGGCGGCAGACCAGCCCCGCCCGGAGGCGTCCCGCCCGACGGATTGGGCAGGCCGGGTGCTCCCGGCGAATCGCCCGGAAGGTTTTGGGGCCCGCCCGGGGGAACCGTTCCCGGAATGCCCGGCACACGCTGCGCCGGCTGCTCATTGGATTCGGTCAGTTGCACGGTCCAGGCCCGCTGCTCTCCGGTGTCGACCTCGAAGAAGCCGGTGCGGTCGAAACCGCGCGCCAGACAATTTTCGGTGCCCTTGATGGTGAATTCCTTGTCGCGCGAGCACATGAAGGCTTGTCCTGACCATTCGCCGCCGCGGTCGTAATCGAGCGCATAGATGTAATAGAACCGTGCGACAAGCGTACCGCGCAGCAGAGTCTCGCAGGCGCGCGAGGAGACGTTCCACCAGCCCTCGGTGGTCCAGCCCTCGGCATCCTTGTAGCCCAGGGCAATCCCGACCCGGCTTGAGGTGTTGTTGCAGAGACGAAAGTCAGCCGCGGCCGAACTGCTCCACAAACACATGACCGCAACCACGAGCGCCGGCATCAAACCGGCGGTCATGCGAGCAGCGAGGGGGTTGGCGTGAGGGGAATCGTTTGGGATCATTTAGCGAAGCTATATCAATTCCTTGATGATTTCGCGTAACCCGGCGGGAACTGTCAATGGCGGAAGCGGGCATTTAAGACCATGGGCGACGGAAATCCCACCCATGACGCTCTGTTTGCACCGCGATGTGGCAAAATCTGTGACAACCCCCACTTAATACCAAATAAGCTGGTGTGAAACGGCGAGAGTATGGTCATGACGATTGACGACAAAACCAGAACGGAACTCGAAGCCGCCGTTTTCAGGCGCCTTATTGAGCATTTGCGGGCCCGCACCGACGTCCAGAACATCGACCTGATGAATTTGGCCGGCTTCTGCCGCAACTGTCTGTCCAACTGGCTCAAGGAGGAGGCAGACGCCAAGGGCGCCGCGATGAGCAAGGACGAGAGCCGCGAGGCCGTCTATGGCATGCCCTACGAGACCTGGAAGTCGACCTTTCAGGGGACTGCCAGTCCCGAGCAACTCGGGGCGATGAAAAAGTCCCATAGCGGGCATTGAGACTTCTCCTTTTCCTTACTCCTCCTCATTCCCGTCCTTTCTCCGTGATGGTGGGGCACATTCACGCATTTCTTGCTGTCAATCGGTCAAGACGTGGATGCCCGGCACGGGGCCGGGCATGACGATGAGAGAACGGAAATCTTTCTCCTGTGGGCGCGCTGTGGATGAGCGCGATGTTGCCTTGACGCAAGGCGCCGCACTCTTGAGGGTCATTTCAAGGATGCGCCTCGCGATCAAGCGTGCGGCAGTTCCCGTCAAACCTCCAACCATCAGTTCATTCAGGAGTACCCGATGGCCACCTCTGCCGCCGCCGTCCAGGAAGAGCCCGCGACGAAATTCGCCAAAGACCAGCTCAAGGCCATCGTCGAGCGCATCGAGCGGCTGGAAGAAGAAAAGAAGACGATTTCGGACGATATCCGCGATGTCTATGCCGAAGCCAAAGGCAACGGCTACGACGTCAAGGCGCTGCGCACCATCGTGCGCCTGCGCAAGCAGGACGCCAACGAGCGGGCCGAACAGGAAACCATCCTGGAGACTTACATGCAGGCGCTGGGAATGCTGTGAGGTCGATCAAGTGAAGATGTCATACGCGGGCTTGACCCGCGTATCCATCAATCTTCAGAACAATATGTGGGACAGAGAGATCGATTGCCGGGTCCAAGGCCCGGCAATGACGATGTGAAGCACTCAGCGCAACGATGCGGTCTGCAGCACGAACGATTGGGTCGGCAAGGCCGTAGTGGACGATCCGGTAAACCGGTCGCAGCTAAGTCCCATCTGCGGATCATCCGAGAAGCCCATCGCGATCGCGGCCTGCGGCTTGACGAAATGCGCGCGCATCAGGGTCATGTCGGCATCGCCCAGCACGGTGGCGGACATCGACGTGCTCGCGCTCGGCGCCAGCATCATGACGCGCATCCAGGCATCGTTTGCCTTGGACGCAGCGATCCGCGTCGAGGTCGCAACCACGCTGCCCGGACCCTGGGGACCCTTGGCGGCGACGGTGTCGATCGTGGTGGCGGCCGCCAGATTGCGCGGAGCCGATGCCGGCCGGATGCTATGGGGCATTGGCGCGCTGGCCGAGACGATATTGGCGCGGTCAACCCGAGAATTGGGTGCCGGTGCGTAGGCCATTGCCTCGAACGCGGCGGAAACACTCGATGTCGATTGCGGGTCGGCGGAGGCTAGCGCCCGGCGGGCGCTGATGGCGGCGACCTGCGCCGGCGTTGCCTGTTTCGCCGCTGCGGGGGCGTCACCCCAGAAGCCGCGGGCATTGATGATGTCAGCCGGCGTTTGCGGCTTCGGCTCGTCCGGCCTGGATTTTGCGGGCTGGACGATCTGGACGTCGGCGGAAGCCAGCTGGAAGGTCGAGGCGGCCGCGGGCTTGGAGCGCGGCATCGGCACCGGCTCGGTAGATTTGACTGCAGTGGCGACGGCGGCCATCGGAGCCGCCGTTTCGCTGATAGAAGCAGCGCTCGAGCCTTCGTCCTCGTCGTCGTTCGATTTGCTTTTGAACAAGGCGGCAAACAGGCTCGGCCTCGTCTTGGTCAAGGCGCCGTCGCCGTTGTCGCGTTTTTCGATATCGGCGCGGGCCAGTTCGTAGCCCTTCAGCGGGGTGCCGTCGGAGGGAACATGCACGGTGCGGCCATCCGGGAATACGCGGACCAGTTGCTCTCGGGTCATGCGCGGCCAATGACGGATGCTGCCGGTATCGAGATGGACGAAAGGCGATCCCGACGTCGGATAGAATCCGACGCCGCCACGCTGCAGGCGAAGCCCGGCGAAGCGGATTTGCTCAAGCGGCACGTCCGGAATGAAAAAATCCATGGCGTGGCCCAGCATATGCTGGCTGAAGCGCGCCACCCCCGAAGAGCGGCGGCGAAGCATGGCGTTGGTGGCGGGAGAACGGTACGAGGAAATGATCTGGATCGGCTTCTTGCCGTCGACGTCGCGGTAGACCTCCCAGAGGATGTCGAACAGGTGACGATCCATCGTGGTCTGTTCCTGGGTGCGCCAGTCGCGGAGATAATGATTGAGCTGCTTCAGCGCCTCTTCGTCGTAGCGCCCGTCGCGCTTGAAGGTGACAGTGAGATCTTCATTGGAATGGGTGTGGTGGAATGAAAGGGTGCGGGTTTCATTCAGCGCGGTCGCATCGTGGACCGATCCGGCTCCGATCAGGAGCAACAAGGCTGTCAGGCCGAAATGACATCCGGCTCTCGGCAACGATAGCGAGTTGAATCGGCGTGCGAAACCAGCCAGCACGAATGAGCCCACCCAAGAGGACGACTGATCGAGGACTCTTCCGCTACCCCGTGTGGCGGAAGAGGGTAAATGCAGTCTTAACGCTGGGTGGGTTAATCGAGATTTAAGTCCCACCCCCCAAGTCAACCATAACCTAACCCGTTGAGTGTGGCGAAAAATAGCCCACTGGTTAAATCCAGGTGGAGAGTGGTTAATGCGAAAGGCCCCGCTGTCGAGGCGGTGCCTTTGAATTAGCTATGGAATCCAGACCAGGGTCACCGCAAATGGTGAACAATCAGCGGGTGTATACCCCCCGCGGCTGGCGGCGGCCCGGAGCTGGGGGAGGGGGCGTCGGCCCGCCGAACAGCCGTTCAAAGAACGACGGTCCGGAATAGCCGGAGGAGTCGCTGGCGAAGCTGACGCCTGAGGGAAGATTGCCGACCGGATGGGAGTAGCTCGGCTGCGAATGCGCCACCACGTTTTCCAGATCCTTGTTTCTGGAGTTCTTGAGCAGCGCCAGCATGATGGCATCCCGGCCGTAGACGTCCTTGCGGAATTGCAGCTTGCCGGCATCGTCGACGAACGCGGTCTGATAGGTGATGTTGACCGGAATCGGCGTCGGGAATTTCAAATCGACCTCGCTCTGGCCATACATGCTGCGGATTTTTTCCGGTGTGTAGTGCGCGTTGGGTTCAGTGATGTTCAAGAGCGTTGCGGCATATTGATCCGGATACTGCACCCGCATGCAGCCGTGGCTGAAAGCGCGATCATTCTTGGCAAACAGTTCCTTGTTCGGGGTGTCGTGCTGATAGACTAGGAATTTGTTGGGAAAGTTGAAACGGATGCGGCCGAGCGCGTTGGCGTCGCCGGGAGGCTGCGAGATGTGGATGCTGCCGTCGCGCGCACGTTCGAGCTTCAGTCCCATCCGCTGCAGCACCGTCGGATCCTGCTGCAAGGCCGGCAGATATTCCTTGTAGATGATCGAGGGCGGCACGTTCCAGGTCGGATTGACCGTGATGAATTTCATGGTTTCCGTCAGCAGCGGCGTCGCATGAATGCCGGGCTGCCCGGTAACCACCCTGGTGGTCCAGACCTGCGCGCCGTTCTGCATCACCTTGAGCGTATAGTCCGGGATGTTGAGAATGACATAGGCGTTGCCGATCGATGGGACGCCGAGCTGTCGCGGCAGCCAGCGCCAGCGCTCCATGTTGACGATCACGGTGTCGATCTGCTTGTCGCGCTTCGGGCTGTTGATGGCCTTGACGGTCTTGTCGTCGAGGATGCCGGTGGGCTTGAGTTCGGCGCCCTCCTGGAACTTGCGCACGGCCTCGGCGACCTTGGCGTCGTAATGGGTGTCGTCGGCGTTCTCGGAGATGCCGAGCTTGGCGCGCAGTTGCGGCACGCGCGGGTCTTCGCTCGCGACCGCCGGCTGCTTCTTGCCGCGCGCGGGCACGAATCTGAGCGCAGGGCCTTCCGCGATCTGAACCACCGGTCCGCCGCCCTGGCCGCGCAATTCGGCAAGCTTGGCCTTCAATTCGCGATAGAGCTTTTGCGGCGGATTGTAGCTGTCGAGAGCCGCGGACGCGTCCTTGGCGGTGGTGATGTTGGCCAGCACTTCGGACGGATCGGTCGGATGCTCCGGATATTGGATGTCGCCCGAGACCTGCGAATAGTGCATCCGGCCGCTCTGCGCCTGGCGCGCATAATCCAGCATGCTCTCGGTCAATTTCAGGTCGGCTTCCGCAAGCGCGTCGGGATTGGTCGCCGCGGCAAAGTCCGGCACCGGATAGTCGGCCGCGTTCAAGCCGTCGGATGCGGCATCCCTGAGGCGGGCGATGACGCCTTTGCCGCTTTCGGTCACTGTGCCGCCCTGGGTCCACAGCGGCGCAAAGTCACGGGCGGTGTAAAATTTCTCCACCGCTGTTCGTTCGGCCTTGCGGTCGAAATAGCGCAGCGATTTCGCGCCCAGCATCTCGCGCAGTTTGTCGGCGACCGGTTGATCGGCGGCCGGAACGTTGCTGGCAGCTTTGATCGGCTGGGTTTCCGCCGGTTGCGTTGTTGCTTCCTTGGCGGGCTCGGCGGCCGGCGTCGTGGAGGCCGCAGCCGGCGGCGGCGCGGGTGTGGTGGTCGCGGTATCGCTCTTGCTGGTGTCGTGAGCCGGAGCGGTGGCGACATCGGCCGGTTTGCTGTCCGTAGCTTTCGCCGCATCCAACTTCGCGGTGTCCGGCGCGGAGGCCGTGGCGTCCGGCTTGAAGTCGTTGACGGTCGGGGGCGGGACATTCGCAGGTTCAGGACGCGGGATCGCGGCATCGATCGCGAGTTCCGCCGCGCTGTTGCTGGCCGGATCGGCCTGAGCCAGCGCCGAGGTCGCGGACACCGTGAGGAATGTCGCCGCGACGGCCATCAGCACGCGGTCAAATCCAGCACGATTCTTCAAACGGTCACGCATCGTCGCACCCCTTGCGCGAAACTGCCCCGGCATGGAACAGCTCTCGGTATCGTCCGCACAGCTTTGGCTAAAGCGCCGGCTCGATTGGTTCTGAAGCTCATTCAGTCAACGTCCAGTCAAGGTCATTGTTTCACGACTGAATACGCCTCGAATCTCTAATTCGGTACGCCTGCACGCAACCATTCATACGCAGACGATACACGCGCCCCTCTTGGGCAGCCAGCGCCACGCGAGGCAACTCACGACAAACTGACTTCAAAGAACCACTCTTGCAACGGATTGCGCTTTTGGCACGCGTTTTTCCGTTTGTCTGTCACCGGCAAGCAACGGTTCAAATATTCCGGAAAAACCAACGTATTCGGCCTCTTGGTCCAGGGCCTGGAGCGCCGCAAGCGGGCATTGGTCTTAACTCGCCGGGTCTGCGTCGCCGGTGGCCTGATCGCCGGCCGAGGCTTCATCGAGTTTGCGGTAAAGCGTCGAGCGGCCGATCTTCAATCGGCGTGCCACCTCGGACATCTGCCCCCGATAATGGGCGATCGCGAACCGGATGATTTCGGTTTCCATCTCCTCGAGCGGTCGTACTTCCCCCGCGCTTGTCAGCATCGTGAGCATTCCAGCCGACGGCAGCGGTACGATAGGTACTTCATTACCGGAGATCAGAGGTGCGGTCGAATGAAATGCGGGCCCTATGATCATCGGTTCGCCGTGATGGCGTTGTGCGACCGAGACGGCCGGCGATATCCCCGGCGACTGCGCGGTAGCCTGCGGAAAATCCGCCAGTCCCAGCTGGTCGCTTTCGCTCATCACAACCGCGCGGTACACCGCGTTTTCGAGCTGGCGGATATTGCCGGGCCATTCCAGTTGCGACAGCAGCGCCATCACCTCGCCGCTGATGCCGGTGATGAGACGATTTTCTTCGGCGCAGAACCTCGCCAGAAAGTGCCGCAGCAGATGCGGAATGTCTTCGCGGCGCATCCGCAAGGGCGGAATCGTCAGCGGCAGCACATGCAGGCGATAGAACAGATCTTCGCGGAACTGGCCGCTTTTGACGCGGTCCAGCAATTTGCGGTTGGTCGCGGAGACGATGCGGACGTCGACCTTCACCGGCTTGCGCCCGCCCACCGCCTCGACCGCACCTTCCTGCAGCGCGCGAAGCAGTTTGACTTGCGCCGCCAGCGGCAATTCGCTGACCTCGTCGAGAAATAGCGTGCCGCCCGAGGCTTCGACGAATTTGCCGGTGTGGCGTTCGGTGGCGCCGGTAAACGCGCCCTTCTCGTGACCGAACAGGATCGACTCCACCAGATTATCCGGGATCGCGCCGCAATTGACGGCCACGAACGGCTTCGATTTGCGTTCGCCGCTGCCGTGGATGGCGCGGGCGAACAGTTCCTTGCCGACGCCGGATTCGCCTTCGATCAGCACCGGAATCGTCGAAGCCGCTGCCTTTTGCGCGATGCGCAGCACCCCCGCCATGGTCTCGCTGCGGGTGATGATGTCGGCAAAGGTCAATCGGCCTTCGCGGCTGTGGCGGATGCGCTGCAACTCGCCTTTCAGCGCGCTGGCGTTGAGCGCGTTGCGCAGCGACACCTGCAGCCGCTCGATGCCGACGGGCTTGACCACGAAATCCTGGGCCCCAGCGCGCATCGCCGACACCACATTGTCGATGCCGCCATGGGCGGTCTGCACGATGACGGGGATGTTGAGGCCGGCTTCGCGGATTTTGGCCAGCACGCCCATGCCGTCGAGGCCGGGCATGACCAGGTCGAGCACCACGGCATCGATGACGGGCGCGTCCAGCGCGGTCAGCCTGGCGATTGCCGCGTCGCCTGAGTCGACGACGATGGTCTCATAGCCGCATTTCTGCACCATGTTCTCGACCAGGCGTCGTGCGACAGCGTCGTCATCGGCAATCAAAATGCTGGCAGCCATGGCTTTCCTCGGGCGTTACAACTATCTGTCTCGAATCGGGGCACTCTCGCCGATGCCGATTAACGCCCTCTTAAACCTTGACGTCCCGCCATCGCCCCGTCGTCGCAGCCATTCAGGTTGAAAACGCATACACAGGCTCGAACAAGATGAATGCGCGCTCCTCATCCGCCCTCCGTAAACCGGCCCCTCAGCGTAAACCGAACGCCGCGAAATCCGTGGCCAAAACCAGATCCCCGAAGTTGCCGGAATGGAACCTGGCCGATCTCTATTCCGGTATCGACGCGCCGGAAATCACCCGCGACCTTGAGAAGATGGATGCGGAATGCGTCGCGTTTGAGACCGACTACAAGGGCAAGCTTGCGGAACGGACGCCGGGCGGGGGCGGCGGCCAATGGCTCGCCGAGGCGGTCAGGCGCTATGAGGCGATCGACGATCTCGCCGGGCGCCTCGGATCATACGCCGGTCTGGTTCATGCCGGCGACAGCGTCGATCCGGCGATCTCCAAATTCTACGGCGACGTCTCCGAACGGCTGAACAACGCATCCGTGCATTTGTTGTTCTTCGGTCTGGAACTCAACCGCATCGACGATGAAGTCATCGGGCGCGCGATGCAGACGCCGGAACTCGGGCACTATCGCCCGTGGATCGAGGATCTGCGCAAGGACAAGCCCTATCAGC is part of the Bradyrhizobium erythrophlei genome and encodes:
- a CDS encoding sigma-54-dependent transcriptional regulator, whose amino-acid sequence is MAASILIADDDAVARRLVENMVQKCGYETIVVDSGDAAIARLTALDAPVIDAVVLDLVMPGLDGMGVLAKIREAGLNIPVIVQTAHGGIDNVVSAMRAGAQDFVVKPVGIERLQVSLRNALNASALKGELQRIRHSREGRLTFADIITRSETMAGVLRIAQKAAASTIPVLIEGESGVGKELFARAIHGSGERKSKPFVAVNCGAIPDNLVESILFGHEKGAFTGATERHTGKFVEASGGTLFLDEVSELPLAAQVKLLRALQEGAVEAVGGRKPVKVDVRIVSATNRKLLDRVKSGQFREDLFYRLHVLPLTIPPLRMRREDIPHLLRHFLARFCAEENRLITGISGEVMALLSQLEWPGNIRQLENAVYRAVVMSESDQLGLADFPQATAQSPGISPAVSVAQRHHGEPMIIGPAFHSTAPLISGNEVPIVPLPSAGMLTMLTSAGEVRPLEEMETEIIRFAIAHYRGQMSEVARRLKIGRSTLYRKLDEASAGDQATGDADPAS